The proteins below come from a single Gossypium raimondii isolate GPD5lz chromosome 2, ASM2569854v1, whole genome shotgun sequence genomic window:
- the LOC105787943 gene encoding diphosphomevalonate decarboxylase MVD1, peroxisomal isoform X7, which yields MLAEFQRMNIDGLMMCKSRSLSKFLLQSTLIESQLDYESIFPQKLGAPFPPNFKEVVKTIFKKLPELSLRNLSVYILYSKSAVYMSHEDESQLSAIARQGSGSACRSLFGGFVKWIMGKEDDGSDSLAIQLVDEKHWEDLFIIIAVSKECLEKVTQTISFLAQPRESHLLLLTE from the exons ATGCTCGCTGAATTTCAAC GTATGAATATAGATGGGCTGATGATGTGCAAATCAAGAAGCCTATCGAAGTTTCTGCTCCAAAGTACGTTGATCGAATCACAGCTTGATTATGAATCCATATTTCCTCAAAAGCTTG GCGCACCGTTTCCTCCCAATTTCAAGGAGGTGGTGAAGACAATATTCAAAAAACTACCTGAGTTGAGCCTCAG GAATTTAAGTGTCTATATTCTGTATTCAAAGTCTGCAGTTTACATGAGCCA TGAAGATGAGAGTCAACTTTCTGCTATAGCTAG gCAAGGTTCAGGTAGTGCTTGTCGGAGTTTGTTTGGTGGATTCGTTAAGTGGATTATGGGAAAA GAGGATGATGGAAGTGATAGTCTTGCAATTCAACTAGTAGATGAAAAACACTGGGAAGATCTCTTCATCATTATTGCTGTG AGCAAGGAGTGTTTAGAGAAAGTTACTCAAACAATATCTTTTCTTGCTCAACCACGAGAATCTCACTTGCTTTTGCTTACGG AGTGA
- the LOC105787943 gene encoding uncharacterized protein LOC105787943 isoform X2, with protein MNIDGLMMCKSRSLSKFLLQSTLIESQLDYESIFPQKLGAPFPPNFKEVVKTIFKKLPELSLRNLSVYILYSKSAVYMSHEDESQLSAIARQGSGSACRSLFGGFVKWIMGKEDDGSDSLAIQLVDEKHWEDLFIIIAVSYFKYIIVGECEDFDIFQLQDEQGVFRESYSNNIFSCSTTRISLAFAYGVIELQSFWVCVHAIFGHDTQANLEMSFGCSQTMTLGRD; from the exons ATGAATATAGATGGGCTGATGATGTGCAAATCAAGAAGCCTATCGAAGTTTCTGCTCCAAAGTACGTTGATCGAATCACAGCTTGATTATGAATCCATATTTCCTCAAAAGCTTG GCGCACCGTTTCCTCCCAATTTCAAGGAGGTGGTGAAGACAATATTCAAAAAACTACCTGAGTTGAGCCTCAG GAATTTAAGTGTCTATATTCTGTATTCAAAGTCTGCAGTTTACATGAGCCA TGAAGATGAGAGTCAACTTTCTGCTATAGCTAG gCAAGGTTCAGGTAGTGCTTGTCGGAGTTTGTTTGGTGGATTCGTTAAGTGGATTATGGGAAAA GAGGATGATGGAAGTGATAGTCTTGCAATTCAACTAGTAGATGAAAAACACTGGGAAGATCTCTTCATCATTATTGCTGTG agctattttaaatatattatcgTCGGAGAATGTgaagattttgacatatttcaATTACAAGATG AGCAAGGAGTGTTTAGAGAAAGTTACTCAAACAATATCTTTTCTTGCTCAACCACGAGAATCTCACTTGCTTTTGCTTACGG AGTGATAGAGCTGCAGAGCTTTTGGGTTTGCGTGCATGCAATTTTCGGCCACGACACTCAAGCAAACTTGGAAATGAGTTTCGGGTGTTCACAAACTATGACCCTGGGGAGAGATTAA
- the LOC105787943 gene encoding uncharacterized protein LOC105787943 isoform X4, with amino-acid sequence MNIDGLMMCKSRSLSKFLLQSAPFPPNFKEVVKTIFKKLPELSLRNLSVYILYSKSAVYMSHEDESQLSAIARQGSGSACRSLFGGFVKWIMGKEDDGSDSLAIQLVDEKHWEDLFIIIAVSYFKYIIVGECEDFDIFQLQDEQGVFRESYSNNIFSCSTTRISLAFAYGVIELQSFWVCVHAIFGHDTQANLEMSFGCSQTMTLGRD; translated from the exons ATGAATATAGATGGGCTGATGATGTGCAAATCAAGAAGCCTATCGAAGTTTCTGCTCCAAA GCGCACCGTTTCCTCCCAATTTCAAGGAGGTGGTGAAGACAATATTCAAAAAACTACCTGAGTTGAGCCTCAG GAATTTAAGTGTCTATATTCTGTATTCAAAGTCTGCAGTTTACATGAGCCA TGAAGATGAGAGTCAACTTTCTGCTATAGCTAG gCAAGGTTCAGGTAGTGCTTGTCGGAGTTTGTTTGGTGGATTCGTTAAGTGGATTATGGGAAAA GAGGATGATGGAAGTGATAGTCTTGCAATTCAACTAGTAGATGAAAAACACTGGGAAGATCTCTTCATCATTATTGCTGTG agctattttaaatatattatcgTCGGAGAATGTgaagattttgacatatttcaATTACAAGATG AGCAAGGAGTGTTTAGAGAAAGTTACTCAAACAATATCTTTTCTTGCTCAACCACGAGAATCTCACTTGCTTTTGCTTACGG AGTGATAGAGCTGCAGAGCTTTTGGGTTTGCGTGCATGCAATTTTCGGCCACGACACTCAAGCAAACTTGGAAATGAGTTTCGGGTGTTCACAAACTATGACCCTGGGGAGAGATTAA
- the LOC105787943 gene encoding uncharacterized protein LOC105787943 isoform X5, with the protein MIPCSLNFNVTYEYRWADDVQIKKPIEVSAPKNLSVYILYSKSAVYMSHEDESQLSAIARQGSGSACRSLFGGFVKWIMGKEDDGSDSLAIQLVDEKHWEDLFIIIAVSYFKYIIVGECEDFDIFQLQDEQGVFRESYSNNIFSCSTTRISLAFAYGVIELQSFWVCVHAIFGHDTQANLEMSFGCSQTMTLGRD; encoded by the exons ATGATACCATGCTCGCTGAATTTCAACGTAAC GTATGAATATAGATGGGCTGATGATGTGCAAATCAAGAAGCCTATCGAAGTTTCTGCTCCAAA GAATTTAAGTGTCTATATTCTGTATTCAAAGTCTGCAGTTTACATGAGCCA TGAAGATGAGAGTCAACTTTCTGCTATAGCTAG gCAAGGTTCAGGTAGTGCTTGTCGGAGTTTGTTTGGTGGATTCGTTAAGTGGATTATGGGAAAA GAGGATGATGGAAGTGATAGTCTTGCAATTCAACTAGTAGATGAAAAACACTGGGAAGATCTCTTCATCATTATTGCTGTG agctattttaaatatattatcgTCGGAGAATGTgaagattttgacatatttcaATTACAAGATG AGCAAGGAGTGTTTAGAGAAAGTTACTCAAACAATATCTTTTCTTGCTCAACCACGAGAATCTCACTTGCTTTTGCTTACGG AGTGATAGAGCTGCAGAGCTTTTGGGTTTGCGTGCATGCAATTTTCGGCCACGACACTCAAGCAAACTTGGAAATGAGTTTCGGGTGTTCACAAACTATGACCCTGGGGAGAGATTAA
- the LOC105787939 gene encoding heat stress transcription factor A-1e — MDSLHDSISAANAVATNGNTVPPFLSKTYDVVDDPSTNSVISWSSANNSFVVWKVPEFSRDLLPKYFKHNNFSSFVRQLNTYGFRKVDPDRWEFANEGFLRGQKHLLKTISRRKPANVHGNQQPQVHSSAVGACIEVGTFGLEEEVERLKRDKNVLMQELVRLRQQQQATDNQLQAVGQRVQVMEQRQQQMMSFLAKAMQSPGFLSQLVQQQNESNRHLTGGNKKRRLSRQDEENLTGEHGTIFPNRRIVKFQPSLNEAAKAMLHQILKMNTSPRLEPSIDNPDAFMIDGIPPSNALDSRSCSSRISGVTLSEVPPASGQSYLQAESGFPNSCPCTATHLTTESTNSGKISDINQHKSQKAAVFPTVPHMQGVVTDNDVGFTNASSGGGSQRVNAEYIDPVSAILNGARPIQTDDFSSDRDMDMLLDGTPKLPAISDVFWEQFLTTSPPSGDSDEINSSSPENGASCEPELLLGKNNGRDRIQHTNHLTEQMGLLTTDNRRG, encoded by the exons atggaTTCCCTTCATGATTCAATATCAGCGGCGAATGCCGTCGCCACAAACGGCAACACGGTGCCGCCGTTCCTCAGCAAAACCTACGACGTGGTGGATGATCCATCGACCAACTCCGTTATCTCGTGGAGTAGCGCTAACAACAGTTTCGTTGTCTGGAAAGTGCCGGAGTTTTCAAGGGACCTTCTGCCTAAGTATTTTAAGCACAATAACTTCTCCAGCTTTGTCAGACAACTCAATACTTAT GGTTTTAGGAAAGTTGACCCAGACCGTTGGGAATTTGCAAATGAGGGGTTCCTAAGAGGTCAGAAACATCTCTTGAAAACTATCAGCAGGCGGAAACCTGCTAATGTCCATGGTAATCAACAACCTCAAGTTCATAGCTCGGCAGTTGGAGCTTGCATTGAGGTAGGGACGTTTGGGCTCGAAGAGGAGGTTGAAAGGCTTAAGAGGGACAAGAATGTTCTCATGCAGGAACTTGTTAGGTTGAGACAGCAGCAACAAGCCACAGATAACCAGTTGCAAGCTGTTGGCCAGCGTGTACAGGTGATGGAGCAGAGACAGCAGCAAATGATGTCTTTTCTTGCTAAGGCCATGCAAAGTCCAGGTTTCTTAAGCCAGCTTGTACAGCAGCAGAATGAAAGCAACAGACACCTTACTGGTGGAAACAAAAAGAGGAGACTCTCCAGGCAGGATGAAGAAAATTTAACCGGTGAACATGGTACCATATTTCCTAATAGACGGATTGTAAAATTTCAGCCTTCATTGAATGAGGCAGCGAAAGCAATGCTGCACCAGATATTGAAGATGAACACGTCACCTAGGTTGGAACCTTCGATAGATAACCCCGATGCTTTCATGATTGATGGTATTCCTCCTTCCAATGCATTAGACAGCAGGAGCTGCTCCAGTCGAATTTCTGGAGTGACACTGTCAGAAGTCCCACCAGCTTCTGGACAGTCTTATCTGCAAGCAGAATCAGGTTTTCCTAACAGTTGTCCGTGTACTGCCACTCATTTAACAACTGAGAGTACTAACTCGGGTAAAATATCTGATATAAATCAGCATAAATCACAAAAAGCAGCAGTCTTTCCAACTGTCCCTCATATGCAAGGGGTTGTGACTGATAATGATGTTGGCTTTACAAATGCAAGTTCGGGAGGAGGGTCTCAGAGAGTGAATGCAGAGTACATTGACCCTGTGTCAGCCATTTTGAATGGTGCAAGACCAATACAAACGGATGACTTTTCTAGTGATCGTGATATGGACATGCTGCTGGATGGAACCCCCAAGCTTCCAGCAATTAGTGATGTTTTCTGGGAACAGTTTCTTACAACAAGCCCGCCCAGTGGGGACTCTGATGAAATTAACTCGAGTTCTCCAGAAAATGGCGCAAGTTGTGAACCTGAATTACTGTTGGGGAAGAATAATGGGCGGGATAGGATTCAACATACGAATCATCTCACAGAGCAAATGGGCCTTCTTACAACAGATAACCGGAGAGGCTGA
- the LOC105787943 gene encoding uncharacterized protein LOC105787943 isoform X6, with protein sequence MIPCSLNFNVTYEYRWADDVQIKKPIEVSAPNEDESQLSAIARQGSGSACRSLFGGFVKWIMGKEDDGSDSLAIQLVDEKHWEDLFIIIAVSYFKYIIVGECEDFDIFQLQDEQGVFRESYSNNIFSCSTTRISLAFAYGVIELQSFWVCVHAIFGHDTQANLEMSFGCSQTMTLGRD encoded by the exons ATGATACCATGCTCGCTGAATTTCAACGTAAC GTATGAATATAGATGGGCTGATGATGTGCAAATCAAGAAGCCTATCGAAGTTTCTGCTCCAAA TGAAGATGAGAGTCAACTTTCTGCTATAGCTAG gCAAGGTTCAGGTAGTGCTTGTCGGAGTTTGTTTGGTGGATTCGTTAAGTGGATTATGGGAAAA GAGGATGATGGAAGTGATAGTCTTGCAATTCAACTAGTAGATGAAAAACACTGGGAAGATCTCTTCATCATTATTGCTGTG agctattttaaatatattatcgTCGGAGAATGTgaagattttgacatatttcaATTACAAGATG AGCAAGGAGTGTTTAGAGAAAGTTACTCAAACAATATCTTTTCTTGCTCAACCACGAGAATCTCACTTGCTTTTGCTTACGG AGTGATAGAGCTGCAGAGCTTTTGGGTTTGCGTGCATGCAATTTTCGGCCACGACACTCAAGCAAACTTGGAAATGAGTTTCGGGTGTTCACAAACTATGACCCTGGGGAGAGATTAA
- the LOC105787943 gene encoding uncharacterized protein LOC105787943 isoform X3, with translation MLAEFQRMNIDGLMMCKSRSLSKFLLQSAPFPPNFKEVVKTIFKKLPELSLRNLSVYILYSKSAVYMSHEDESQLSAIARQGSGSACRSLFGGFVKWIMGKEDDGSDSLAIQLVDEKHWEDLFIIIAVSYFKYIIVGECEDFDIFQLQDEQGVFRESYSNNIFSCSTTRISLAFAYGVIELQSFWVCVHAIFGHDTQANLEMSFGCSQTMTLGRD, from the exons ATGCTCGCTGAATTTCAAC GTATGAATATAGATGGGCTGATGATGTGCAAATCAAGAAGCCTATCGAAGTTTCTGCTCCAAA GCGCACCGTTTCCTCCCAATTTCAAGGAGGTGGTGAAGACAATATTCAAAAAACTACCTGAGTTGAGCCTCAG GAATTTAAGTGTCTATATTCTGTATTCAAAGTCTGCAGTTTACATGAGCCA TGAAGATGAGAGTCAACTTTCTGCTATAGCTAG gCAAGGTTCAGGTAGTGCTTGTCGGAGTTTGTTTGGTGGATTCGTTAAGTGGATTATGGGAAAA GAGGATGATGGAAGTGATAGTCTTGCAATTCAACTAGTAGATGAAAAACACTGGGAAGATCTCTTCATCATTATTGCTGTG agctattttaaatatattatcgTCGGAGAATGTgaagattttgacatatttcaATTACAAGATG AGCAAGGAGTGTTTAGAGAAAGTTACTCAAACAATATCTTTTCTTGCTCAACCACGAGAATCTCACTTGCTTTTGCTTACGG AGTGATAGAGCTGCAGAGCTTTTGGGTTTGCGTGCATGCAATTTTCGGCCACGACACTCAAGCAAACTTGGAAATGAGTTTCGGGTGTTCACAAACTATGACCCTGGGGAGAGATTAA
- the LOC105787943 gene encoding uncharacterized protein LOC105787943 isoform X1, with translation MLAEFQRMNIDGLMMCKSRSLSKFLLQSTLIESQLDYESIFPQKLGAPFPPNFKEVVKTIFKKLPELSLRNLSVYILYSKSAVYMSHEDESQLSAIARQGSGSACRSLFGGFVKWIMGKEDDGSDSLAIQLVDEKHWEDLFIIIAVSYFKYIIVGECEDFDIFQLQDEQGVFRESYSNNIFSCSTTRISLAFAYGVIELQSFWVCVHAIFGHDTQANLEMSFGCSQTMTLGRD, from the exons ATGCTCGCTGAATTTCAAC GTATGAATATAGATGGGCTGATGATGTGCAAATCAAGAAGCCTATCGAAGTTTCTGCTCCAAAGTACGTTGATCGAATCACAGCTTGATTATGAATCCATATTTCCTCAAAAGCTTG GCGCACCGTTTCCTCCCAATTTCAAGGAGGTGGTGAAGACAATATTCAAAAAACTACCTGAGTTGAGCCTCAG GAATTTAAGTGTCTATATTCTGTATTCAAAGTCTGCAGTTTACATGAGCCA TGAAGATGAGAGTCAACTTTCTGCTATAGCTAG gCAAGGTTCAGGTAGTGCTTGTCGGAGTTTGTTTGGTGGATTCGTTAAGTGGATTATGGGAAAA GAGGATGATGGAAGTGATAGTCTTGCAATTCAACTAGTAGATGAAAAACACTGGGAAGATCTCTTCATCATTATTGCTGTG agctattttaaatatattatcgTCGGAGAATGTgaagattttgacatatttcaATTACAAGATG AGCAAGGAGTGTTTAGAGAAAGTTACTCAAACAATATCTTTTCTTGCTCAACCACGAGAATCTCACTTGCTTTTGCTTACGG AGTGATAGAGCTGCAGAGCTTTTGGGTTTGCGTGCATGCAATTTTCGGCCACGACACTCAAGCAAACTTGGAAATGAGTTTCGGGTGTTCACAAACTATGACCCTGGGGAGAGATTAA
- the LOC105787942 gene encoding protein EXORDIUM-like 6: MASLSIRLLALSLSVTALFTCSSGHGHTYDPYNDKARMIHHGGPMLNGTVKLAIMWYGNCGKEIKNTMRNFIKSLTVPGKAKLQPQVTCWWKVVESYQSMIPDAKPGKSPKIKVKVVKQSGEKTYKYGKVLTLQGHIPELIEHVTKGDTELLPVIVAARDVSIQGICNGQCADHLLTEDPHPRPYIIVGNPETECPGECGWPFFPADMGPKGPVLKPPSGNMAADAMVVAFAGALVDAITNPMNDALYHSNKAKELGPATVCKGIFGRGAAPGNPGEVLTDPKTGGNFNAYGNKNKKFLLPAIWNPKTKSCWTV; this comes from the exons ATGGCGTCTCTTTCAATCCGCCTCCTGGCTCTTTCCCTTTCCGTCACTGCTTTATTCACTTGCTCCTCCGGCCATGGTCACACTTACGATCCTTATAACGACAAGGCACGGATGATCCACCACGGTGGTCCTATGCTCAACGGGACCGTTAAATTAGCCATCATGTGGTACGGAAATTGTGGCAAGGAAATAAAGAACACCATGAGAAACTTCATTAAATCATTGACCGTCCCAGGCAAAGCCAAACTGCAACCTCAAGTTACCTGTTGGTGGAAAGTAGTGGAAAGTTACCAATCAATGATACCAGACGCAAAGCCTGGGAAAAGCCCCAAAATCAAGGTCAAAGTGGTGAAACAATCAGGAgagaaaacatataaatatggGAAAGTTTTGACTTTGCAAGGGCATATCCCGGAGCTTATCGAGCATGTCACTAAGGGCGATACTGAACTCTTACCGGTCATCGTTGCTGCAAGGGATGTCTCTATTCAAGGAATTTGCAACGGGCAATGTGCGGATCATTTACTTACTG AGGATCCCCATCCGCGACCATACATCATAGTCGGTAACCCAGAAACGGAGTGCCCTGGAGAATGCGGATGGCCTTTCTTCCCGGCTGACATGGGTCCAAAGGGACCAGTCCTTAAACCACCAAGCGGCAACATGGCAGCAGATGCTATGGTTGTTGCCTTCGCGGGTGCATTGGTTGATGCAATCACCAACCCAATGAACGATGCTCTCTACCATTCAAACAAGGCTAAAGAACTCGGCCCAGCCACCGTTTGCAAAGGCATTTTCGGTCGTGGTGCTGCCCCTGGCAACCCCGGCGAAGTTCTCACCGACCCCAAAACCGGCGGAAATTTCAATGCCTACGgaaataagaacaaaaaattcTTGCTTCCAGCCATCTGGAACCCCAAAACTAAATCTTGCTGGACTGTTTAA